In Bacteroidales bacterium, one DNA window encodes the following:
- a CDS encoding RluA family pseudouridine synthase: MEILYEDNHIIAVNKKPSDIVQGDKTGDKPLSEFVKDYIKTKYNKPGDVFIGVVHRLDRPASGAVLFARTSKALSRLTKMFHDKEIKKTYWAVVRNKPPEQHGRLIDFIKKYEEKNISKVYAQQIEGAVLAELTYEVIKNIVGYYLLEIDLLTGRHHQIRAQLANIGCPIIGDNKYGYPRANRDYSINLHARSIEFIHPVKKEFIKIIAEPPADAIWKKF, encoded by the coding sequence TTGGAAATTCTTTACGAAGATAATCATATAATTGCTGTTAACAAAAAGCCATCTGATATTGTTCAGGGAGATAAGACGGGCGACAAGCCGTTAAGCGAATTTGTCAAGGATTACATTAAAACAAAATATAATAAACCCGGAGATGTTTTTATTGGTGTTGTGCATCGTCTCGACCGTCCTGCAAGCGGTGCTGTGCTTTTTGCTCGCACAAGCAAAGCATTATCAAGATTAACAAAGATGTTTCATGACAAGGAAATAAAAAAAACTTACTGGGCTGTAGTTAGAAATAAACCACCCGAACAGCATGGAAGATTGATAGATTTTATAAAAAAATATGAAGAAAAAAATATTTCAAAGGTTTATGCTCAACAGATAGAAGGGGCTGTTCTCGCTGAACTTACTTATGAAGTAATAAAAAATATTGTTGGATATTATTTGCTCGAAATTGATTTGCTCACAGGAAGGCACCATCAAATCAGAGCGCAATTGGCGAATATCGGTTGTCCTATAATTGGTGATAATAAATATGGATACCCGCGTGCAAACAGAGATTACTCAATAAATCTTCACGCAAGAAGCATCGAATTTATTCATCCTGTAAAAAAAGAATTTATTAAAATAATTGCAGAACCGCCGGCTGACGCTATCTGGAAAAAGTTTTGA
- the panB gene encoding 3-methyl-2-oxobutanoate hydroxymethyltransferase, whose amino-acid sequence MHQSKSLKKITTHVLQEMKLQDEKISMITAYDYSFAKIIDEAGIDVILVGDSASNVMAGHKTTLPITLNEMIYHASSVVRAVSRALVVVDLPFGTYQGNSLEALSSAIRIMKESGAHAVKLEGGIEIKESVERIISAGIPVMGHLGLTPQAIYKFGTYIVRAKEETEAKQLIDDSKVLEDSGCFAIVLEKIPAKLAAEVTKERNIPLIGIGAGGGVDGQVLVLHDMLGITQEFSPRFLRRYNNLYEEIKGSVESYIKDVKARDFPNEREQY is encoded by the coding sequence ATGCATCAATCAAAAAGTTTAAAAAAAATAACAACCCACGTTTTGCAGGAAATGAAGCTGCAAGATGAAAAGATTTCAATGATTACTGCGTATGATTATTCTTTTGCAAAAATTATTGATGAAGCAGGAATAGATGTGATTTTAGTCGGCGACTCGGCTTCAAATGTAATGGCAGGGCATAAAACAACATTGCCGATTACTTTGAATGAAATGATATATCATGCATCATCCGTAGTGAGAGCGGTTTCAAGAGCTTTGGTTGTTGTGGATTTACCCTTCGGTACATATCAGGGAAATTCATTAGAAGCACTTAGTTCGGCAATAAGAATTATGAAAGAATCGGGTGCTCATGCTGTAAAACTTGAAGGTGGAATAGAAATAAAAGAATCTGTAGAACGCATTATCTCTGCGGGAATTCCTGTTATGGGTCACTTGGGTTTAACACCACAGGCAATTTACAAATTCGGAACTTACATTGTAAGAGCAAAAGAAGAAACTGAAGCTAAGCAGCTTATTGATGATTCCAAGGTGCTTGAGGACTCAGGATGTTTTGCTATAGTTCTTGAAAAAATTCCTGCAAAACTTGCCGCAGAAGTTACAAAAGAAAGAAATATTCCGTTAATAGGAATAGGAGCGGGTGGTGGGGTTGACGGACAAGTGCTGGTTTTACATGATATGCTTGGTATAACTCAGGAATTTTCGCCGCGTTTTTTAAGAAGATATAATAATCTTTATGAAGAAATCAAAGGTTCGGTGGAGTCATATATTAAAGATGTGAAAGCACGCGATTTTCCTAATGAAAGAGAACAGTATTAA